The Burkholderia pyrrocinia genomic sequence TCCACCCGACCGCATCGGACAGCGCGGCCCAGCGATGCGGGACGAACCCTGGCTTGCCGTCGCCGAGCAGGCGGTCGAACACGTCGGACGTCGATTCGGCGTGGCCGTGCTCGACGAGAAACCGCGCGAAGTGCGTGCGCGAGATCAGGTCGGGATTCGATACGTACTTCAGCGCGCCTTCGTACGCGCCGGGGATGCCGAGCGTCTCGAGTTGCGCACCGATCGCCACCGCGCGCGCCGCGCGGCCGTGGCGCGTGCGGTACAGGCCGTCGACGAGCGTCGGGTTCGCGGGATCGATGTTCAGGCCGACGATATGCACGGTGCGCGATGCCCACGTGACCGAAATCTCGACGCCGCTCAGGTAGCGCATGCCGAGCGCTTCCGCCTCGCTGCGCGCCTCCGCCTGGCCGCCGATCTCGTCGTGGTCGGTCAGCGCCCACAGGGTCACGCCGCCGGCATGGGCGCGGCGCGCGACGTCGGCAGGCGACAGCAACCCGTCGGAAACATTCGAATGGCAGTGGAGATCGGCGTTCATTGTCGGCATGGCAGGTAAGGCTTCATTCTACTGCAATGCGGCAATTGCACCGCCAGCCTGCCCCGCCGCCGCCGTCGCGGACCTACGCGCAGAATGCCTCGATCAGCGCCGCGATCTGCTCGGGCTGGTCGTGATGCACCATGTGGCCGGCATCCTCGACGAGCTTCTCGCGCCAGTCGGGGAACGCGTTGAAACGCGCCTTGAATTCCGGCAGCGGGATGTCGCCGGCGAGGTGCGCGAGCGTCGGCGAATTGACGGCCTCGACGTGCAGTACCTTCGCGCGCACCTGCGCCCAGGTGGCCATCACCTCGTCGAGCCGGTACAGCAGCGGCCCCGGCATCTTGTGCGCGGGGTCGGCCAGCAGGTGGTAGAGGCCGTCGTCGCCGCGCTTCGACCAGTGCGCGGCGAGGAACGCGGCGCGGCGCGGGTCGAGCCGCGGATTGGTCCTGGTCAGGCGCGCCGCCACGTCGTCGAGGGACGCGTACGGGCGCAGCGCGGGCGGCTCGCGCAGTTCGTCCAGCCAGCCGCGCAGCCGGCGCGGCGCCTGCCCGGCCCGCGCGGGCGCGAGCCCGAAACCCTCGAGGTCGACCACGCGCCGCACGCGTTCCGGCCGCGCGCCCGCGTACAGGCACACGACGTTCGCGCCCATGCTGTGTCCGATCAGGTTGACTTCGCCGGTCGGCGCATAGTGATCGACGAGCGCATCGAGGTCGCCCAGGTATTCGTGGAACCAGTAGTGGCCGCCGCCCTGTCGCGCGACCGGCCAGTCGGACAGCCCGAAGCCACGCGCATCGGGTGCGATCACCTGCCAGTCGCCCGCGAGCGCATCGACGACGAACTGGAACGACGCCGCGACGTCCATCCAGCCGTGCAGCATGAACAGCGTCGGCGCATCGGGCCGGCCCCAGCGCCGCACATGCAGCTTCACGCCGCGCACCGTGACGAAATCGGAAACAGAACTCGACGCACTCATTGCAGCCGCCAGAAAAAAGAATGATCGTTCGATTATAGCGGTGGTGCCACAGTTCAGGCGGTCGGCATTCGAGGCACTTCTCTAGCGTAGCGGCGGTGCGAGGGCCGGCCGGACCGGCCGCGCGTCCCGCCGGGAAACGCGATCCGCCGGGCGAGCGGGCCGGCCGGCGGCGGCACGCGTGCGGCGACAAACGATACGCAGCCGGACGCGATCCGGCTAACGCGCCGCATTTCCGGCCGCTGCGTCCTGCGCGGCCAGTTCGTCGAGTTCGGCCTGCTCGAATCCGGCGTCACGACGCGCATCGAAGTTGAACGGGCCGCGCAGTCGTGGCGCGTGGTATTGCTCGGCAAGCTGGCGGTAGGCCGACACCGGATCGCGGCCGGTTTCGTCGCACAGATGCCGGAACCAGCGGTTGCCGATCGCGACATGACCGACCTCGTCGCGCAGGATCACATCGAGGATCGCAGCCGACGCATCGTCGCCCGCCTGTACGAGCCGCGCACGGATCGGCGGCGAAGCATCGAGCCCGCGGGCCTCGAGCGTGCGCGGCACGAGCGCCATGCGCGCCAGCACATCGCCCTTGGTCCGCTCGCACATCTCCCACAGCCCGTTGTGCGCGGGAAAATCGCCGTACGCATGCCCGAATGCTGCCAGCCGGTCGGACAGCAGCGTGAAGTGATAGGCCTCCTCGGCCGCGACCTTCAGCCAGTCCGCATAAAACGCGTCCGGCAGGCCCGCAAAGCGCCAGACCGCATCGAGCGCCAGATTGATCGCATTGAATTCGATATGGGCGAGCGCGTGCAGCAGCACCGCGCGCCCTTCGGGCGAACGCATGCTGCGCCGCTCGAGCTGGCGCGGCTCGACCAGCGTCGGACGTTCCGGGCGCCCGGGCAGGCCGGCCGGTTCACGCAGTTCGAGCGACGGTGCGATCGCGGCCTGCCCGGCCAGCAGCGCGTCGTACAGCGAACGCACCTGCGCGGCCTTGGCCGCGGGTTCGGATGCGCGCAGCGCGTCGAGCGCGGCGTGGCGCACGCAAACCGGCGCATGACCGAAAGAAGAAGACTCCATGCTCATAAACGGGGACACCCTGCATGCGCATCGCGGGAGCGCACGCACGCGACGGTTTACAATATGCGATCGTTCCGCGGCGCCATGCGCCGGGCAAACCAGACGCGCCATTCTACCGGCGCCCATCACCGAAGAGACAAGGAGACTCCGTGACGATCTACAAGCTGGGCGATACGGCCCCGACGATCCACGAAAGCGTATTCGTCGCCGATACGGCGGCCATCATCGGCAAGGTCGTGCTCGAGGAAAACGCGAGCGTCTGGTTCGGCGCGACGATACGCGGCGACAACGAGACGATTGCCGTCGGCGCCGGCAGCAACGTCCAGGAAGGCGCGGTACTGCACACGGACCCCGGCTTTCCGCTGACGATTGCCGAAAACGTGACGATCGGGCACCAGGCGATGCTGCACGGCTGCACGATCGGCGAAGGTTCGCTGATCGGTATTCAGGCGGTGGTCTTGAATGGAGCGGTCATCGGCCGCAACTGTCTGGTTGGTGCCGGTGCGGTCGTGACGGAAGGCAAGACGTTCCCGGACAATTCGCTGATTCTCGGCGCACCGGCGAAAGTCGTGCGCGAGCTGTCGGCGGAAGACATCGCGCGGCTGCGCGCGAACGCGAAGACGTACGTCGAGCGGCGTGCGCATTTCAAGGAGCAACTCGTGCGGATCGGGTGATTCGCGCGGATTTCAAGGAAGAAGAGTGAGCGACCAGTTACAGAAATTCATGTTCAATGCGGCGCCCGTGCGCGGCGAGATCGTTTCGCTGCGCAATACGTGGCAGGAAGTGCTCGCCCGCCGCGACTACCCTGCCCCCGTGCGCACGGTGCTCGGCGAGATGATGGCCGCGTGCGCGCTGCTGTCCGCGAACCTGAAATTTCACGGCACCCTGATCATGCAGATCTTCGGCGACGGGCCGGTCCAGATGCTGGTCGTCCAGTGCGGTTCGGATCTGTCGATGCGGGCCACCGCGAAGTTCTCCGGCGACGCGGCGCAAACGATCGGCGACGACACGAGTTTCGCGTCGCTCGTCAACGCGAGCGGCCACGGCCGCTGCGTGATCACGCTCGACCCGGCCGACAAGCTGCCGGGCCAGCAGCCGTACCAGGGCATCGTGCCGCTGAACGGTGTCGACGGCCCGCTCGAATCGGTATCGCAGGTGCTCGAGCATTACATGCACCACTCGGAGCAGCTCGACACGCGGCTGTGGCTCGCGGCCGATCGCGACCGTGCGGTCGGCATGCTGCTGCAGAAGCTGCCGGGTGACGGCGGCATCGTGCCGCGCAACGCAGAAACCGATATCGACACGTGGGAGCGCGTCTGCACGCTCGGCGGCACGCTGTCCGCGAAGGAGCTGCTCGAAGTCGAACCGGAAGTCGTGTTCCGCCGGCTGTTCTGGCAGGAGAACGTGCAGCACTTCGAGCCGGCCGGCACGCGCTTCCAGTGCTCCTGCTCGCGCGAGAAGGTCGGTGCGATGCTGCGCATGCTCGGCCGCGACGAAGTCGACAGCGTGATCGTCGAGCGCGGCCACGTCGAGATCCACTGCGAGTTCTGCAACCAGCGCTACGAATTCGATCCCGTCGACGTCGCGCAGTTGTTCGCGGCGCCCGGCGTCGAGACCGGCATCGCGCCGGCAACCGGCCAGCGTCACTGAGCGGCGCGCCCGATGCCCGCCGTCCGGGTGCGGGCGCATAATGACGCACGAGCGCCGCACGCACGACGCCGAAGGCTCGGCCTTCGGCGCAAGCCGCTTCCCGCCGTCGGCGCGCTGCAGGAGAAACACATGAATCGCCCGTTTCGCACCATCGTCCTGACGAGCGTTGCCGCCGGCACGCTCGCGCTTGCCGGCTGCGCGATGCCGCCGCCGCCCTCCACGATCCTGAGCCGCCTGCCCGAACCGGGCGCGTCGGGCGGCCAGCCGCCGGCGCTGTCGAGCGCCGAACGCAAGCGCTACGACGAGATCGACCGGCAGGTGCTGCGCGAACAGAACAGCGCGATGGCGGCCGAGGCAGCCGCGCGCGCGTGGGCCTATTATTCGCCGCCGCCCGTGACCGTCTATGGCGGGTATTACGGCGGATGGGGAAATCGCTGGGGAACGGGCATCGGCTACGGCTATCCGGGCTGGTGGTGGTAAGCGATCGCCCGGACGATTGAACACTGGCAGGAAATAAAAAAGCGCGGCATTTCCCGCGCTTTTTCAATGGGTTCGAGCTGCCGCGCTCAGTGATGCGCGGCCTTGCCCTTGTCGCCGCCATGATGCCGCGACGGCTTCGCGATCGACTGCGGATTCGGCACGACACGCACCGGCGCCGCCGACACGGCACCGCGCGTCGACGTGTTCGAAGGCGTGTTGTTCAGCGGCACCGCCGGTGCATTCGGCGACACGAACTGCACGAATACTTCGCCGTCCTTCACCATGCCCATCTCGTAGCGCGCGCGCTCCTCGATGGCCGCGGTACCGCCCTGCAGATCCTGCACTTCGCCTGCGGTCCGCTCGTTGCGCAGCTTCTCGTCCGCATTCTTCTGCAGCTGGTCGCCGAGCTGCTGACGCAATTCATGCACCCGCAGCCAGCCGCCGTGTCCCCACCATAGGGGGTACTGAATGAGCGCCAGCAAGGCAATCAGGACGACAGTGACAAGCCGCATGTAAGAGACGCAGATATAAGAAGCGCCGCTCCGCGCACATGCACAGAGCGGCGTCGATATGACGAACCCGATATTAGCGCGTTAGCGCAGGTTATAGAAAGCCGATTTACCCGGGTAGCTCGCGATGTCGCCGAGATCTTCCTCGATGCGCAGCAGCTGGTTGTACTTCGAGATGCGGTCGCTGCGCGACAGCGAACCCGTCTTGATCTGACCGGCGTTCAGGCCGACCGCGATGTCCGCGATCGTCGAATCTTCCGTTTCGCCCGAGCGGTGCGAGATCACGGCCGTGTAGCCCGCGCGCTTCGCCATTTCGATCGCCGCGAACGTTTCGGTCAGCGTACCAATCTGGTTGATCTTGATGAGGATCGAGTTCGCGATGCCCTTCTCGATGCCTTCCTTCAGGATGCGCGTGTTCGTGACGAACAGGTCGTCGCCGACGAGCTGCACCTTCTTGCCGAGGCGATCGGTCAGCAGCTTCCAGCCTTCCCAGTCGCTTTCGTGCATGCCGTCCTCGATCGACACGATCGGGAACTTGTCGGCGAGCGTCGCGAGGTAGTCGGTGAATTCGGCCGACGACAGTTGCAGGCCTTCGCCCGCGAGCTGGTACTTGCCGTCGTGGTAGAACTCGGATGCCGCGCAGTCGAGCGCGAGCAGCACGTCCTCGCCCGCACGGTAGCCGGCCTTTTCGATCGCCTGCAGGATCGTCGACAGGCACTCGTCGTTGCTGCCGAAGTTCGGCGCGAAGCCGCCTTCGTCGCCGACTGCCGTGCTCATGCCGCGGTCGCTCAGGATCTTCTTCAGTGCGTGGAACACTTCCGCGCCGCAACGCAGGGCTTCACGGAACGTCGGCTGGCTCACCGGGACGATCATGAATTCCTGGATGTCGAGGCTGTTGTTCGCGTGCGCGCCGCCGTTGACGATGTTCATCATCGGCACCGGCAGCTGCATCGCGCCCGAACCGCCGAAATAGCGGTACAGCGGCAGGCCTGCCTCTTCGGCGGCAGCCTTCGCGACGGCCATCGACACGGCCAGCATCGCGTTCGCGCCGAGGCGCGACTTGTTGTCGGTGCCGTCCAGCTCGAGCAGCGTCTTGTCGAGGAACGCCTGTTCCGACGCGTCGAGGCCCATGATGGCTTCGGAGATTTCGGTGTTGATGTGCTCGACTGCCTTCAGCACGCCCTTGCCGTTGTAGCGGCCGGCTTCGCCGTCGCGCAGTTCGATCGCTTCACGCGAGCCCGTGGACGCGCCCGACGGCACCGCCGCGCGGCCCATCGTGCCCGATTCGAGCAGCACGTCGCATTCGACGGTGGGGTTGCCGCGCGAATCCAGAATCTCGCGGCCGATGATATCTACGATTGCACTCATGGGTTTCCTCTGAGAATGACGATGGATTCTTCAAACTGCGACGGCGCGCGTGCCGGAACCGCTTTCGCTACTGACGCGCGAAGCCGCCGCAAGGTTCATTCGATCTTTAATTGAAATCGTTTTCCAGGAACGGGTTGCGCTTCACCGCCTGGTCGAGCGTGACGAGGGTCTCCAGCAGCGCGCCCATCCGGTTCAGCGGCACCGCGTTCGGGCCGTCCGACTTCGCCTCGGCCGGATTCGGGTGCGTTTCCATGAAGAGGCCCGCGACGCCCGTCGCGACCGCCGCACGCGCGAGCACCGGCACGAATTCGCGCTGGCCGCCCGAGCTCGTACCCTGCCCGCCCGGCAGTTGCACCGAGTGGGTCGCGTCGAATACGACGGGCGCGTTCGTTTCGCGCATGATCGCGAGCGAACGCATGTCCGACACGAGATTGTTGTAGCCGAACGAGACGCCGCGCTCGCACGCCATGAAGCGGTCTTCCGACAGCCCCGCTTCACGTGCCGCGTCGCGCGCCTTGTCGATCACGTTCTTCATGTCGTGCGGCGCGAGGAACTGGCCCTTCTTGATGTTGACGGGCTTGCCCGAGCGCGCGCATGCGTGGATGAAATCGGTCTGGCGGCACAGGAACGCGGGCGTCTGCAGCACGTCGACGACCGACGCGACCTGCTCGATCTCTTCGATCGAATGCACGTCGGTCAGCACCGGCAGCCCGAGCTGGCGCTTCACCTCGGACAGGATCCGCAGGCCCTCGTCCATTCCGAGGCCGCGAAACGACTTGCCCGAGCTGCGATTCGCCTTGTCGTAGGACGACTTGTAGATGAACGGAACGTTCAGCTTCGCGCAGATCTCCTTCAGGCGGCCCGCCGTGTCGATCGTCATTTGCTCCGATTCGACGACGCAGGTACCCGCGATCAGGAAGAAAGGCTTGTCGAGACCGACCTCGAAATCGCACAGCTTCATGCTTTCACTCCGCGCGCTTGCTTGTTGGCGAGCGCGGCTTCGACGAACGACTTGAACAGGGGATGACCGTCACGCGGCGTGGACGTGAATTCCGGGTGGAACTGCACGCCGACGAACCACGGGTGCATCGAGCGCGGCAGCTCCATCATTTCCGGCAGATCCTCGCTCGGGGTACGCGCGCTGATGATAAGGCCGCCGCTTTCGAGCTGCGGCACGAAGCGGTTATTGACTTCATAACGGTGGCGATGACGCTCGTTCACGTCCTTGCCGTAGATTTCTTCCGCCATCGTGCCGGGCTTGATCGGGCAGCGCTGCGAGCCGAGGCGCATCGTGCCGCCGAGATCGGATTCCTCGGTGCGCGTCTCGACCTTGCCGTCGCGGTCGTACCACTCGGTGATCAGCGCGACCACGCGTTCCGGCGTGTCCGGATCGAATTCCGTGCTGTTCGCCTGCTTCAGGCCGACGACGTCGCGCGCGAACTCGATCACCGCGAGCTGCATGCCGAGGCAGATGCCGAGATAAGGCACCTTCGCCTCGCGCGCATAGCGGATCGCCGCGATCTTGCCTTCGGTGCCGCGACGGCCGAAACCGCCCGGGACCAGCACCGCGTCGAGGTGCTTCAGGCTGTCGACGCCGTTCGTCTCGATCTCTTCCGAGTCGATGTACTCGATGTTGACCTTGGTCGACGTGTGCAGCGATGCGTGACGCAGCGCCTCGATCAGCGACTTGTACGATTCGGTCAGGTCGACGTACTTGCCGACCATGCCGATCGTCACTTCGTGCTTCGGGTTCTCCAGCTTCTCGACGAGTTCCGACCACATGCTCAGGTCGGCATCGTGCGGCGTCAGCTTCAGCTCGTCGCAGATGATCTTGTCGAGGCCCTGGTCGTGCAGCATCTGCGGAATCTTGTAGATGCTGTCGGCGTCCCACACCGAGATCACGGCGTCTTCCGGCACGTTCGAGAACATCGAGATCTTCTTCGATTCGTCGTCGGGGATGCGGCGATCCGCGCGGCACAGCAGCACGTGCGGCAGGATGCCGATCTCGCGCAGCTTCTGCACGCTGTGCTGGGTCGGCTTCGTCTTCAGCTCGCCGGCCGTCGCGACGTACGGCACCAGCGTCAGGTGCACGAAGCACGCGCTGTTGCGGCCGAGGCGCAGGCTCATCTGGCGCGCGGCTTCAAGGAACGGCAGCGACTCGATGTCGCCGACCGTGCCGCCGATCTCGACGATCGCGACATCCGGCTCGCCGCAGGTGGCCGATGCGGCCCCGCGCTCGATGAACGCCTGGATCTCGTTCGTGATGTGCGGAATGACCTGCACGGTCTTGCCGAGATAGTCGCCGCGGCGTTCCTTGCGGATCACCGATTCGTAGATCTGGCCGGTCGTGAAGTTGTTGGCCTTGCGCATCTTCGTGCTGATGAAGCGCTCATAGTGGCCGAGGTCGAGGTCCGTCTCCGCTCCATCTTCCGTCACAAACACTTCGCCGTGCTGGAACGGGCTCATCGTGCCGGGGTCGACGTTGATGTAGGGATCGAGTTTGAGGAGGGTGACTTTCAGACCGCGCGATTCGAGGATCGCGGCGAGGGAAGCGGCGGCAATGCCCTTGCCAAGGGAAGAAACTACGCCGCCGGTGACGAAAACATATTTGGTCATCGCTGGATGCTCGCGGGAAAAACGGATTATACCGTAAAGCCCGCCCTTTTCTCAGCAACTGACGTGATGATCGCGCCCTTTCGGGCGGACCCGCGCCAACCGCGCGCCGGGGGGAGAACCGGCCGGCCGGTCGGCGCGGCGGGCACCCGCCACGGCGCGTACCAGCCGCCGGACGAAGCGTCAGGCGCGCCTCGCGAGCGGCGCGCCGCCCTCTTCCGCCTTCAGCGAATTCAGCATCCGCTGCAATGCACGGGCGGTCTCGAGCGGCCTCTCCATCGGGAACAGGTGGCTGCCCTCGAGCCATTCGACGTGCCCGCGCGCCGCACGGCGTGTCGCGTCGAGCCCGACCTGCCGCACCTCGCGCGAACGCGTGCCGGCGAGAAAACCGATCGGCACCGGCGCGCCGTGCGCGAGCCGCGGGCCGAGCGTGTGCGGCAGCGTCCGGTAGATCAGGTATTCGACCTGCCGGTCGAACGCGAGCGCACGCTCGCCGTCGGCACCGGCCTGCGGAATGCCGTAGTCGATGTAGTCGGCCAGCATCCGTTCGTCCCAGCGCGCGAACGCGGGCTTCTCGCGGAAATGCCGCCAGACTTCGTCGCGGCTCACCCAGTGCGTGCGCCGGTTGCGGGTCGCGGCGGCCGGCGACAGCCGCTCGTCGAGCCCCGCCCACTGGCTCGCGCGCAACGCGCCCGCACGCCAGCCCGCGATGATCGGCGAATCGATCATCACAACGCCGCGCACCCATTGCGGCTTCTTCAGTGCGGCCATCAGCGACAGGTAGCCGCCGAGCGAATGGCCGACCAGCCAGACGGGACGCTCGTAGCGGCTGCCGATGTCGTCGAGCAGCTGTTCGACGAGATGCGGCCAGTCGCGCGTCACCGGGTAGCGGCGGTCGTGGCCGATCCGTTCGATGTAGCGCAGCTCGTAGTCGTCGGCCAGTTCGGCGAAGATCGTCCGGTACGTCGACGCCGGAAAGCCGTTCGCATGCGAGAAGTGGAGGATGTCCTTCAAATGCCGATGTCTCCTTTGTCGACGGGAGTGAGTGCTTTGGCATTTACTCCCGTCCCATGCTTCGCGTTCTGCCGGGCCCGTGCTTCGGCACTTTTCGCGGGGCCCCTGCATTCTCTATAAACCGGCCCTCGCCCCGCTCAACGGTCCATCCAGTACCGCCGCCGTACGTCGCGATAACGCTCGAATGCGAACCCGCCGTCGGCCGGTGCGACGTCGAACCGCACGGCGCCGTCGAGATCGGTGCGCGGCAGCGGAATCCCGCGTGCCTCGTAGCGCGCGAGGACGGTCCGGTGCGGATGTCCGAAACGATTGCGATAGCCTACAGGAAATACCGCGACGCGCGGCCCGACCGAATCGAGGAAAGGCTCGACCGACGACGTGCGGCTGCCGTGGTGCGGAACGACCAGGATCTGCGCGGCCAGCGCGTCGCGCGCGGCGTCCACGAGCTGGCGTTCGGTGCGTGCCTCGATGTCGCCCGTCAGCAGCGCGGACGTGCCGCCCGCGTCGATGCGCAGCACGCACGATTGCCCGTTCGACGCGCCCGTGCCCGGGCCGCCCGGTGGCCAGAGCATCGTGAAGACGACGCCGTCCCAGGTCCAGCGCTGCCCGGCCGCGCACGGCAGCCGGTCGACGACGCCGGCGGCCGTCGCGTCGCGCCACAGCCGGTTCTTCGGCGCAATGCCGGCCAGCAGCTGGCGCACGTCGGCTGCCGCATAGACGGCCGGCGCGCCGCCCGCGTGATCGGCGTCCGCGTGACTGAGCACGAGCGAATCGATCACCGCGATGCCGCGCGAGCGCAACGCCGGCGCGACGATCCGCGCGCCGGCATGCGTCGACTCCGCGCCCGGCCCCGCATCGAACAGCAAGGTTCGGCGTGCGGTCTCCACCAGCACCGACGCGCCCTGCCCGACGTCGAGCACGGTCAGCCGGAAGCCGCCCGGCGGCGGTGCATCGGATGCCGGCGCGACGAGCGGCAGCCACGTGAGCAGCGCCGCCCAGCGCAACGGCCAGCCGCGCGGCATCAGCGCCCATGCGACGCCCACGCACGCAAGCGCCAGCACCGGCCAGTCGGGCATGCGCAGCCAGAACACGCCGGCCGGCCAGTCGGCGAGATACCCGAGCAGCGTCATCATCGGTTCGAGCGCCGCATGCGCAAGCCGGAACGCGTACGCATCGAGCGGTGCGGGCAGTGCGATGCCGGCCAGCACGATCGGCGTCACGACCGTGCTCACCCAGGGAATCGCGAATGCATTGCCGAACGGGCCAGATAGCGAAATCTGCGCGAACCACGCCGCCGTCAGCGGTGCGAGACCGATCGTCACCGCATACTGCACGCGCGTGGCCTCGGCGATACGGCGCGCGGCGCGCGTACCCCACGCACGCAACCGGCTCGACAGGCCGGCCGTATCGTTGCCCTCCTCGCCTTGCGCGTCGACCTCGCGCGCCGCGCGCCAGCCGGCGACGGTCAGCAGAATGACGGCGACCGCCCCGAACGACAGCCAGAACCCGGCCGACAGCACGGCCCACGGATCGGCAAGCAGCACGCCGCCGAGCGCCGCGCACAGCACCGCCGACGTCGGCACGCTGCGCCCGGCCAGATACGCGATGCCGCCGGCCGCGATCATCCACCACGCACGCTGCGCCGGCACGTTGAAACCGGCGAGCGCCGCATAGCCGGCCGCGGCCGCCAGCGCGGCAAGCGATGCCGCATACGGCGCCGGC encodes the following:
- a CDS encoding DNA internalization-related competence protein ComEC/Rec2 translates to MRMWWIAFALGVVVLQRQAALPGAIAWTICAVVLAGCAALGAWCMRRRRTRTTIALGWMLCALAACVAGFGYAAARAEWRLRDSLPVDWEGRDIVVTGVIRGLPVVDDTGARLLLAVESNDAGLARFPPLIRLSWRAYGASATRDPLPELRAAQRWRFVVRLKRPHAEANAGVRDSEAAWLAAGIRAIGYVSAPRRSVLLDAHASGWRASIDRLRDVLRARIGETLGVDAGHRGIVAALAIGDQSGIGDDDWRVLRNTGTSHLVAISGLHVGLVGAIAGGLVSMVWRRLRWRARAATLVLPAPYAASLAALAAAAGYAALAGFNVPAQRAWWMIAAGGIAYLAGRSVPTSAVLCAALGGVLLADPWAVLSAGFWLSFGAVAVILLTVAGWRAAREVDAQGEEGNDTAGLSSRLRAWGTRAARRIAEATRVQYAVTIGLAPLTAAWFAQISLSGPFGNAFAIPWVSTVVTPIVLAGIALPAPLDAYAFRLAHAALEPMMTLLGYLADWPAGVFWLRMPDWPVLALACVGVAWALMPRGWPLRWAALLTWLPLVAPASDAPPPGGFRLTVLDVGQGASVLVETARRTLLFDAGPGAESTHAGARIVAPALRSRGIAVIDSLVLSHADADHAGGAPAVYAAADVRQLLAGIAPKNRLWRDATAAGVVDRLPCAAGQRWTWDGVVFTMLWPPGGPGTGASNGQSCVLRIDAGGTSALLTGDIEARTERQLVDAARDALAAQILVVPHHGSRTSSVEPFLDSVGPRVAVFPVGYRNRFGHPHRTVLARYEARGIPLPRTDLDGAVRFDVAPADGGFAFERYRDVRRRYWMDR